In Corynebacterium afermentans subsp. afermentans, a genomic segment contains:
- the pheT gene encoding phenylalanine--tRNA ligase subunit beta — protein MLISKNWIVRLLQNAGNKDFNPTDEELDAGFVRVGFETEGYEPLPEVTGPLVIGRVAEIEELTGFKKPIRYCQVDVGQANGTGEPQGIICGARNFKQGDLVVVSLPGAVLPGGFEISARKTYDHISAGMMASAAELGLAAKSEGIITLHDGSATPGQDAREILGSDDTVFEVNVTPDRGYALSARGLTREIASAFDLEFADVAQNPAIAGIDLSGVPAPAGETIPVTVEESTKAKRFGVRTVAGIDANATAPFWMQRELMLAGVRSVNAATDVTNYVMLLTGQPMHAFDADRIAGGLRVHNAADGEKFETLDHVERTLTAEDVVISDDNGIQSLAGVMGGTTSEISDETVNVHFEAATWDPLTVARTARRLKLSSEASRRFERGVDPQLVENALDIACALLVEIAGGTIHAGRTLVGDVEKRDAIAMRAARPAELIGVDYARETVVRRLQEVGCEVAGDGDELQVTPPTWRTDITVPVELVEEVVRLEGLDDIPSILPTPRGGRGLSPLQRRRRAVTHALAYSGYAEIIPTPFIANDTFDTWGLDAEDPRRNTVKVQNPLDADYSILGTTLLPPMLEAAGRNVARGRGDLAIYSVAQTSEKRADVSPLPDVSERPADEVVAELVESLPKQHLHAATVALGNTELEGPWGAGRAYEWSDAIEAAQLVARVCGVELDVQAAEYLPWHPGRCAELQVDGEVVGHAGELHPQILEKLNLPARTCAMEIDLTAIPLAERLPAPRLSAFPLLNQDIALVVDEAVAAEDVRRAVEEGAGELVEAVTLFDVYRSESLGEGKKSLAFGLAFRAPDRTLTEEDASEARLKAAELAKERYGAEMRG, from the coding sequence ATGCTCATTTCCAAAAATTGGATCGTCCGCCTGCTGCAGAACGCAGGTAACAAGGACTTCAATCCCACCGACGAGGAGCTCGACGCGGGCTTCGTGCGCGTCGGCTTCGAAACAGAGGGCTACGAACCGCTTCCAGAAGTCACCGGCCCGCTGGTCATCGGCCGCGTCGCCGAGATTGAGGAGCTGACCGGTTTTAAGAAGCCGATCCGCTACTGCCAGGTGGACGTGGGCCAGGCCAATGGCACCGGCGAGCCGCAGGGCATCATCTGTGGTGCCCGCAACTTTAAGCAGGGCGACCTGGTCGTCGTGTCGCTTCCGGGCGCGGTGCTGCCGGGCGGATTCGAGATCTCGGCGCGTAAGACCTACGACCACATCTCCGCCGGCATGATGGCGTCTGCGGCTGAGCTTGGGCTCGCCGCAAAGAGCGAGGGCATCATCACGCTTCACGACGGCTCCGCCACCCCCGGCCAGGACGCGCGCGAGATTCTGGGCTCGGACGACACCGTCTTTGAGGTCAACGTCACCCCGGACCGCGGCTACGCCCTGTCCGCCCGCGGCCTAACCCGCGAGATCGCCTCCGCCTTCGACCTCGAGTTCGCAGACGTGGCGCAGAATCCCGCGATCGCCGGCATCGACCTCTCTGGTGTTCCAGCCCCGGCAGGTGAGACCATCCCGGTGACCGTGGAGGAATCCACCAAGGCGAAGCGTTTCGGCGTGCGCACTGTCGCAGGCATCGATGCGAACGCGACGGCACCGTTCTGGATGCAGCGCGAGCTCATGCTCGCCGGCGTGCGCTCGGTCAACGCCGCAACGGACGTGACCAACTACGTCATGCTGCTTACCGGCCAGCCGATGCACGCCTTCGACGCCGACAGAATTGCCGGCGGACTGCGTGTGCACAACGCCGCCGACGGCGAGAAGTTTGAAACGCTCGACCACGTCGAGCGCACCTTGACCGCTGAAGACGTGGTGATCAGCGACGACAACGGCATTCAGTCGCTCGCTGGCGTCATGGGTGGGACCACCTCCGAGATTTCGGACGAAACGGTCAACGTCCACTTCGAGGCCGCAACCTGGGATCCGCTGACCGTGGCGCGCACTGCGCGCCGGCTGAAGCTGAGCTCAGAGGCGTCGCGCCGATTCGAGCGCGGCGTGGACCCGCAGCTGGTGGAAAACGCCCTGGACATCGCGTGCGCGCTGCTGGTGGAGATCGCTGGCGGCACGATTCATGCGGGCAGGACGCTGGTCGGTGACGTCGAGAAGCGTGACGCCATTGCGATGCGCGCCGCGCGGCCGGCTGAGCTGATCGGTGTGGATTACGCGCGCGAGACCGTGGTCCGCCGCCTGCAGGAGGTCGGCTGCGAGGTCGCTGGCGACGGCGACGAGCTTCAGGTCACCCCGCCGACTTGGCGCACCGACATCACCGTGCCGGTGGAGCTGGTCGAAGAGGTCGTGCGCCTGGAGGGGCTGGACGACATCCCGTCGATCCTGCCCACGCCCCGTGGAGGCCGTGGTTTGAGCCCGCTGCAGCGCCGCCGTCGTGCGGTGACCCACGCGCTGGCGTACTCCGGCTACGCGGAGATCATCCCTACGCCGTTTATCGCCAACGACACCTTCGACACCTGGGGCCTGGACGCAGAGGATCCGCGCCGCAACACCGTCAAGGTGCAGAACCCGTTGGATGCGGACTACAGCATCCTGGGCACTACGCTGCTGCCGCCGATGCTGGAGGCCGCCGGCCGAAACGTCGCGCGCGGTCGCGGTGATTTGGCGATCTACTCCGTGGCGCAGACCTCGGAAAAGCGCGCTGATGTCTCGCCGCTGCCGGACGTGTCCGAGCGCCCGGCGGATGAGGTCGTCGCGGAGCTCGTCGAGTCGCTGCCGAAGCAGCACCTCCACGCCGCGACCGTGGCACTGGGCAACACGGAGCTGGAAGGCCCGTGGGGCGCCGGCCGCGCCTACGAGTGGTCGGACGCCATCGAGGCAGCCCAGCTCGTTGCCCGTGTCTGCGGTGTTGAGCTGGACGTCCAGGCGGCCGAGTACCTGCCGTGGCACCCAGGCCGCTGCGCTGAGCTGCAAGTCGACGGTGAGGTTGTCGGCCACGCCGGCGAGCTGCACCCGCAGATCCTTGAAAAGCTGAATCTGCCGGCGCGCACCTGCGCGATGGAGATCGATCTGACCGCGATCCCGCTGGCAGAGCGCCTGCCGGCACCCCGGCTGTCGGCGTTCCCGCTGCTCAACCAGGACATCGCCCTGGTCGTCGACGAGGCTGTGGCAGCCGAGGATGTGCGCCGAGCCGTCGAGGAAGGCGCGGGCGAGCTCGTCGAGGCAGTCACGCTTTTCGACGTCTACCGTTCCGAGAGCCTCGGCGAGGGCAAGAAGTCGCTCGCATTCGGCCTGGCGTTCCGCGCCCCGGACCGCACGCTGACCGAGGAGGATGCCTCCGAGGCGCGTCTGAAGGCGGCCGAGTTGGCCAAGGAGCGCTACGGCGCGGAAATGCGTGGCTAA
- the argC gene encoding N-acetyl-gamma-glutamyl-phosphate reductase, giving the protein MSESKVVKVAVAGATGYAGGEILRLLLGHPAYLAGRLKIGALTGASSAGQSVGELMPHLPELADRIIEETTVEVLSGHDVVFLGLPHGHSAAIGAALGEDVMVIDCAADFRLRDARAWRAYYGSEHAGSWPYGLPELPGHREDVAKATRIAVPGCFPTGATLAAWPAVQAGLVEPDLTVVAVTGVSGAGKKAKVDMLGAETMGSLKAYSVAGAHRHTPEIAQNLEEVAGGQVAVSFTPVLAPLPRGILTTVTAPLAQGTDVETVRAAYESAYAEEPFVHLLPAGQQPQTQHVVGSNMCHVQVEVDQAASKLVVTSAIDNLTKGTGGAAVQCMNLALGFEEGAGLSRAAVAP; this is encoded by the coding sequence ATGTCAGAAAGCAAGGTTGTCAAAGTAGCGGTCGCGGGGGCCACGGGCTATGCGGGCGGTGAGATTCTCCGCCTGCTGCTGGGCCACCCGGCGTATCTCGCGGGGAGGCTAAAGATCGGCGCGCTCACCGGGGCGTCCAGCGCCGGCCAGAGCGTCGGCGAGCTCATGCCGCATCTGCCGGAGCTTGCAGACCGGATCATTGAAGAGACGACCGTCGAGGTGCTTTCCGGCCACGACGTGGTCTTTTTGGGGCTCCCGCACGGCCACTCCGCTGCCATCGGCGCCGCACTGGGCGAGGACGTCATGGTCATCGACTGCGCGGCCGACTTCCGCTTGCGCGACGCTAGGGCGTGGCGTGCCTATTACGGCTCGGAACACGCAGGCTCCTGGCCCTACGGTCTGCCGGAGTTGCCGGGGCACCGTGAGGACGTCGCAAAGGCAACGCGCATCGCTGTCCCCGGGTGCTTTCCCACGGGTGCCACGCTCGCCGCATGGCCGGCGGTGCAGGCTGGGTTGGTCGAGCCGGACCTGACGGTTGTGGCCGTCACCGGCGTTTCCGGGGCCGGCAAAAAGGCCAAGGTGGACATGCTCGGCGCCGAGACGATGGGCTCGCTGAAGGCATACAGCGTCGCAGGCGCACACAGGCACACTCCAGAAATCGCGCAAAACCTCGAGGAAGTCGCGGGCGGCCAGGTCGCGGTAAGTTTCACCCCCGTGCTCGCGCCGCTGCCGCGCGGGATCCTCACCACCGTCACCGCGCCGCTGGCGCAGGGCACGGACGTGGAGACGGTGCGCGCTGCCTACGAAAGCGCCTACGCCGAGGAACCGTTCGTGCACCTGCTGCCCGCCGGCCAGCAGCCGCAAACGCAGCACGTGGTGGGTTCCAACATGTGCCACGTCCAGGTTGAGGTGGACCAGGCAGCCAGCAAGCTTGTTGTCACCAGCGCCATTGACAACCTGACCAAGGGCACCGGGGGAGCGGCGGTGCAGTGCATGAACCTCGCGCTCGGGTTCGAGGAGGGGGCGGGTCTGTCGCGAGCCGCGGTGGCTCCGTAA